A single region of the Salvia splendens isolate huo1 chromosome 18, SspV2, whole genome shotgun sequence genome encodes:
- the LOC121777430 gene encoding disease resistance protein RGA2-like isoform X3: MEEAAAATMLKVLFQKLSEYSTDQVLLVAGFGNEAEQLTQNLNMIQKFLSDAEMGSIPGEAVKKWLADLGNVGFDADNVLDEIIYYELSKQSKADTMANKPMKQKVLLCFLFCLHILSARSMAHRIQQINGNLGVINQRAADLGLVERVAAAVPTLPDVARETDSFSLDPIFIGRDEMKSKIVKQLTACSTTDKCISILAIVGMGGLGKTTLTREVFNSLKDENRFGSHIWVYVSPNFDPLTLFNKILTSLDLQESKLKEAALKKLVDALKDKSYLLILDDIWNENVLKWEEFIHPLLRVSSMKGNAIVVTTRSLGVASIMKPFDTHELQRLSDEDCWSIIKEKTFGKENVPSELEASGTKIAEKCKGLPLAASVVAGVLLSDQSEERWHSIKENWLSRYEGNDIERILKFSFDNLSLPSLKKCFAYCSIFPKGYKFKPQTLIEYWMGEGFLKADERSDMESMGEKFIHVLLRNSLLQIAERDVHGNVESCVMHDLLHDLAASVLRGSFKEDEITQVRYMFLKEHSYAVPKTNEKYLRTLLSVFYQKDIMFSNFESLHVLAFQGWKVEYWPSHINKAGDLFIEDLSSEIKKLIHLRVLDIDVLPIEYLPEWIGELFHLQTLRACHSKLKKLPSTLKNLRNLRHLYITKGVELFAEIGRLTSLRTLQFFRVGDKNGYKIEELGSLNCLKGKLQIDNLERVRNKEEAEKANLSNKPKLLELYLGWEIGREGDTTNDENVLEGLQPPSRLEKLVIKGFGGKRFPSWTRNMEVDNGRQGSRITLNKLVEITLSDCSECEEIPMFGQLPNLKCLRLYRLRNVKSINSSFYVSVNDDTHTVFPALEELVLVNLPKLTVLKGIESVDASAVSVFPRLQHSMIEDCRVLTSFPTHFWSPLKRLKVFSIRQCYNLSEIPDSLGTLNSLTISDCPNLKRIGDLGVQQSQESLRSLTSLWISRCEALLYLPCEMLGSSLKSLVLEDLSSLENLPEIIALLPKSPRLTRLVIIRVPQFMTTCFVEIPPRFSSLEWLNIDASVGGLMETVNGILQGCSSLDGLLLKGMESWENLPESIQYVTTRSYLELENFGMEELPEWLGNFTSLRQLRIRNCKKLRHLPSMDAMRRLTELSHLNIEGCPEICVEEASDAADSQWPNISHIPYIFIDGRRIVACLFIEGCPEASDAADSQWPNIFHNPNIPHYIVGRLDRNETGRV; encoded by the exons ATGGAAGAAGCTGCCGCCGCCACCATGCTTAAAGTTCTATTTCAAAAGCTCAGCGAGTATTCCACGGATCAGGTCTTACTTGTTGCTGGTTTCGGAAATGAAGCAGAGCAGTTAACTCAGAATCTGAACATGATCCAGAAATTCTTGAGTGATGCAGAGATGGGCTCCATCCCCGGTGAGGCTGTCAAGAAGTGGCTCGCGGATCTCGGAAACGTGGGGTTCGATGCTGACAACGTGTTGGATGAAATCATATATTATGAACTCTCCAAACAAAGCAAGGCGGATACGATGGCCAACAAACCCATGAAACAAAAGGTATTATTATGCTTCTTATTCTGCCTTCATATTTTAAGTGCTCGAAGTATGGCTCATAGAATCCAACAAATCAATGGGAATTTGGGGGTCATTAACCAAAGGGCTGCCGACCTTGGCCTCGTCGAGAGAGTTGCTGCTGCTGTGCCCACTTTGCCTGACGTTGCTCGTGAAACTGACTCATTCAGTCTTGATCCAATTTTTATTGGAAGAGATGAGATGAAGTCAAAAATAGTTAAACAGCTTACCGCTTGTAGCACAACTGATAAATGTATTTCTATCCTTGCCATTGTGGGAATGGGAGGATTGGGGAAGACTACTTTGACTAGGGAAGTCTTCAATTCTCTAAAAGATGAGAATCGGTTTGGATCACATATTTGGGTGTATGTTTCTCCAAATTTTGATCCACTCACTCTTTTCAACAAAATTTTGACTTCTCTTGATCTACAAGAAAGTAAGCTTAAGGAAGCTGCTTTAAAAAAACTTGTCGATGCCTTAAAAGATAAATCATATCTTCTTATTCTTGATGATATTTGGAATGAAAATGTTCTCAAATGGGAAGAATTTATTCATCCCTTGTTGCGCGTTAGTTCTATGAAAGGTAATGCGATTGTTGTTACCACCAGAAGTTTGGGTGTCGCTTCAATTATGAAACCATTTGATACACATGAGCTGCAAAGGTTATCAGATGAAGATTGTTGGTCAATTATCAAAGAAAAAACTTTTGGAAAAGAGAATGTTCCTTCAGAACTTGAGGCCTCTGGAACTAAGATTGCAGAAAAATGTAAAGGTTTGCCATTAGCTGCTAGCGTAGTAGCTGGAGTACTACTGAGTGATCAATCTGAAGAAAGATGGCATTCAATCAAAGAGAATTGGCTTTCACGCTATGAAGGAAATGATATCGAACGGATATTGAAGTTCAGTTTTGATAATTTGTCCCTACCGTCACTCAAAAAGTGTTTTGCATATTGTTCGATTTTTCCTAAAGGTTACAAATTTAAACCACAGACTCTGATTGAATATTGGATGGGCGAAGGATTTCTTAAAGCTGATGAAAGGAGTGACATGGAATCTATGGGAGAAAAATTTATCCATGTTCTTCTACGCAACTCTTTACTGCAAATTGCAGAAAGAGATGTTCATGGAAATGTGGAAAGTTGTGTGATGCATGATCTTCTGCATGATCTTGCAGCTTCTGTTTTAAGAGGTTCTTTTAAGGAAGATGAAATAACCCAAGTTCGATACATGTTTCTCAAAGAACATTCATATGCTGTTccaaaaacaaatgaaaaatatttgCGCACATTGCTGTCCGTGTTTTACCAGAAGGATATCATGTTCTCAAACTTTGAATCTCTTCATGTTTTAGCTTTTCAAGGGTGGAAAGTTGAATATTGGCCAAGTCATATCAATAAAGCTGGAGATTTGTTTATTGAAGATTTGTCAAGTGAAATCAAGAAGTTGATACATTTGAGAGTTCTTGATATTGACGTTTTACCTATTGAATATCTTCCGGAATGGATCGGTGAACTCTTTCACTTGCAGACACTGAGAGCTTGTCATAGTAAGTTAAAGAAACTTCCAAGTACTTTGAAGAACTTGAGAAACTTAAGGCATCTTTATATTACGAAAGGTGTAGAGTTGTTTGCCGAGATTGGTCGATTAACTTCTCTCAGGACCCTACAGTTTTTTAGGGTGGGCGACAAGAATGGCTACAAAATTGAAGAGCTCGGAAGTTTGAATTGTCTCAAAGGAAAACTGCAAATTGATAACCTTGAAAGGGTTCGTAACAAGGAAGAGGCTGAGAAAGCAAATCTATCTAACAAGCCAAAATTATTGGAGTTGTATTTGGGATGGGAGATTGGTAGAGAAGGTGACACTACAAATGATGAGAATGTGTTGGAAGGCCTCCAACCTCCCTCACGTCTGGAGAAGTTGGTGATTAAAGGATTTGGAGGCAAAAGATTTCCATCATGGACTCGAAATATGGAAGTTGATAATGGACGTCAAGGTTCTAGGATAACACTTAACAAGTTGGTTGAGATAACACTCTCCGACTGCTCAGAATGTGAAGAAATCCCAATGTTTGGGCAGTTGCCAAATCTCAAGTGTCTTCGGTTGTACAGATTGAGGAATGTGAAGTCCATAAATTCTTCATTCTATGTATCAGTGAATGATGATACACATACTGTTTTCCCAGCGCTAGAAGAGCTGGTGTTGGTTAACTTGCCTAAGCTCACAGTGTTGAAGGGAATAGAATCAGTGGATGCAAGTGCTGTCAGTGTATTTCCTCGCCTTCAACACTCGATGATCGAGGATTGCCGTGTGTTGACGAGTTTTCCTACCCATTTCTGGTCGCCCCTCAAACGTTTGAAAGTGTTTTCTATAAGGCAGTGTTACAATTTGAGTGAAATACCAGATAGTCTAGGCACCCTCAATTCTTTGACTATAAGTGATTGCCCAAATCTGAAACGGATAGGAGATCTTGGCGTACAACAATCACAAGAAAGTCTCAGATCCCTTACATCTTTGTGGATAAGCAGGTGCGAGGCTTTGCTGTATTTGCCATGTGAAATGCTAGGTTCCTCACTCAAGAGTTTGGTGTTGGAGGATTTAAGTAGCCTAGAGAATCTACCCGAAATAATTGCCCTTCTCCCAAAATCCCCCCGTCTAACACGTTTGGTAATCATTCGCGTTCCTCAATTCATGACCACTTGTTTTGTTGAGATTCCGCCTCGTTTTAGTAGCTTGGAATGGTTAAACATAGATGCTAGTGTGGGGGGATTAATGGAGACTGTTAATGGCATATTGCAAGGATGCAGCTCGCTTGATGGCTTACTCTTGAAGGGGATGGAAAGTTGGGAAAATCTACCGGAATCGATTCAATATGTCACTACTCGTTCTTATTTAGAGTTGGAGAATTTTGGAATGGAAGAGTTACCTGAATGGTTGGGGAACTTCACATCTTTAAGGCAGTTGCGTATACGAAATTGTAAGAAGTTAAGGCATCTACCCTCTATGGACGCAATGCGGCGCCTCACTGAATTATCTCACTTAAATATAGAGGGATGCCCAGAAATATGTGTTGAAGAAGCAAGTGATGCAGCTGATTCTCAATGGCCCAACATTTCCCATATCCCCTACATCTTTATTGATGGACGCCGCATCG TTGCATGTCTATTTATTGAAGGATGCCCAGAAGCAAGTGATGCAGCTGATTCTCAATGGCCCAACATTTTCCATAACCCCAACATTCCCCACTATATTGTTGGACGCCTCG ATCGTAATGAGACAGGTcgtgtttga
- the LOC121777430 gene encoding disease resistance protein RGA2-like isoform X4: MEEAAAATMLKVLFQKLSEYSTDQVLLVAGFGNEAEQLTQNLNMIQKFLSDAEMGSIPGEAVKKWLADLGNVGFDADNVLDEIIYYELSKQSKADTMANKPMKQKVLLCFLFCLHILSARSMAHRIQQINGNLGVINQRAADLGLVERVAAAVPTLPDVARETDSFSLDPIFIGRDEMKSKIVKQLTACSTTDKCISILAIVGMGGLGKTTLTREVFNSLKDENRFGSHIWVYVSPNFDPLTLFNKILTSLDLQESKLKEAALKKLVDALKDKSYLLILDDIWNENVLKWEEFIHPLLRVSSMKGNAIVVTTRSLGVASIMKPFDTHELQRLSDEDCWSIIKEKTFGKENVPSELEASGTKIAEKCKGLPLAASVVAGVLLSDQSEERWHSIKENWLSRYEGNDIERILKFSFDNLSLPSLKKCFAYCSIFPKGYKFKPQTLIEYWMGEGFLKADERSDMESMGEKFIHVLLRNSLLQIAERDVHGNVESCVMHDLLHDLAASVLRGSFKEDEITQVRYMFLKEHSYAVPKTNEKYLRTLLSVFYQKDIMFSNFESLHVLAFQGWKVEYWPSHINKAGDLFIEDLSSEIKKLIHLRVLDIDVLPIEYLPEWIGELFHLQTLRACHSKLKKLPSTLKNLRNLRHLYITKGVELFAEIGRLTSLRTLQFFRVGDKNGYKIEELGSLNCLKGKLQIDNLERVRNKEEAEKANLSNKPKLLELYLGWEIGREGDTTNDENVLEGLQPPSRLEKLVIKGFGGKRFPSWTRNMEVDNGRQGSRITLNKLVEITLSDCSECEEIPMFGQLPNLKCLRLYRLRNVKSINSSFYVSVNDDTHTVFPALEELVLVNLPKLTVLKGIESVDASAVSVFPRLQHSMIEDCRVLTSFPTHFWSPLKRLKVFSIRQCYNLSEIPDSLGTLNSLTISDCPNLKRIGDLGVQQSQESLRSLTSLWISRCEALLYLPCEMLGSSLKSLVLEDLSSLENLPEIIALLPKSPRLTRLVIIRVPQFMTTCFVEIPPRFSSLEWLNIDASVGGLMETVNGILQGCSSLDGLLLKGMESWENLPESIQYVTTRSYLELENFGMEELPEWLGNFTSLRQLRIRNCKKLRHLPSMDAMRRLTELSHLNIEGCPEICVEEASDAADSQWPNISHIPYIFIDGRRIGCPEASDAADSQWPNIFHNPNIPHYIVGRLDRNETGRV; the protein is encoded by the exons ATGGAAGAAGCTGCCGCCGCCACCATGCTTAAAGTTCTATTTCAAAAGCTCAGCGAGTATTCCACGGATCAGGTCTTACTTGTTGCTGGTTTCGGAAATGAAGCAGAGCAGTTAACTCAGAATCTGAACATGATCCAGAAATTCTTGAGTGATGCAGAGATGGGCTCCATCCCCGGTGAGGCTGTCAAGAAGTGGCTCGCGGATCTCGGAAACGTGGGGTTCGATGCTGACAACGTGTTGGATGAAATCATATATTATGAACTCTCCAAACAAAGCAAGGCGGATACGATGGCCAACAAACCCATGAAACAAAAGGTATTATTATGCTTCTTATTCTGCCTTCATATTTTAAGTGCTCGAAGTATGGCTCATAGAATCCAACAAATCAATGGGAATTTGGGGGTCATTAACCAAAGGGCTGCCGACCTTGGCCTCGTCGAGAGAGTTGCTGCTGCTGTGCCCACTTTGCCTGACGTTGCTCGTGAAACTGACTCATTCAGTCTTGATCCAATTTTTATTGGAAGAGATGAGATGAAGTCAAAAATAGTTAAACAGCTTACCGCTTGTAGCACAACTGATAAATGTATTTCTATCCTTGCCATTGTGGGAATGGGAGGATTGGGGAAGACTACTTTGACTAGGGAAGTCTTCAATTCTCTAAAAGATGAGAATCGGTTTGGATCACATATTTGGGTGTATGTTTCTCCAAATTTTGATCCACTCACTCTTTTCAACAAAATTTTGACTTCTCTTGATCTACAAGAAAGTAAGCTTAAGGAAGCTGCTTTAAAAAAACTTGTCGATGCCTTAAAAGATAAATCATATCTTCTTATTCTTGATGATATTTGGAATGAAAATGTTCTCAAATGGGAAGAATTTATTCATCCCTTGTTGCGCGTTAGTTCTATGAAAGGTAATGCGATTGTTGTTACCACCAGAAGTTTGGGTGTCGCTTCAATTATGAAACCATTTGATACACATGAGCTGCAAAGGTTATCAGATGAAGATTGTTGGTCAATTATCAAAGAAAAAACTTTTGGAAAAGAGAATGTTCCTTCAGAACTTGAGGCCTCTGGAACTAAGATTGCAGAAAAATGTAAAGGTTTGCCATTAGCTGCTAGCGTAGTAGCTGGAGTACTACTGAGTGATCAATCTGAAGAAAGATGGCATTCAATCAAAGAGAATTGGCTTTCACGCTATGAAGGAAATGATATCGAACGGATATTGAAGTTCAGTTTTGATAATTTGTCCCTACCGTCACTCAAAAAGTGTTTTGCATATTGTTCGATTTTTCCTAAAGGTTACAAATTTAAACCACAGACTCTGATTGAATATTGGATGGGCGAAGGATTTCTTAAAGCTGATGAAAGGAGTGACATGGAATCTATGGGAGAAAAATTTATCCATGTTCTTCTACGCAACTCTTTACTGCAAATTGCAGAAAGAGATGTTCATGGAAATGTGGAAAGTTGTGTGATGCATGATCTTCTGCATGATCTTGCAGCTTCTGTTTTAAGAGGTTCTTTTAAGGAAGATGAAATAACCCAAGTTCGATACATGTTTCTCAAAGAACATTCATATGCTGTTccaaaaacaaatgaaaaatatttgCGCACATTGCTGTCCGTGTTTTACCAGAAGGATATCATGTTCTCAAACTTTGAATCTCTTCATGTTTTAGCTTTTCAAGGGTGGAAAGTTGAATATTGGCCAAGTCATATCAATAAAGCTGGAGATTTGTTTATTGAAGATTTGTCAAGTGAAATCAAGAAGTTGATACATTTGAGAGTTCTTGATATTGACGTTTTACCTATTGAATATCTTCCGGAATGGATCGGTGAACTCTTTCACTTGCAGACACTGAGAGCTTGTCATAGTAAGTTAAAGAAACTTCCAAGTACTTTGAAGAACTTGAGAAACTTAAGGCATCTTTATATTACGAAAGGTGTAGAGTTGTTTGCCGAGATTGGTCGATTAACTTCTCTCAGGACCCTACAGTTTTTTAGGGTGGGCGACAAGAATGGCTACAAAATTGAAGAGCTCGGAAGTTTGAATTGTCTCAAAGGAAAACTGCAAATTGATAACCTTGAAAGGGTTCGTAACAAGGAAGAGGCTGAGAAAGCAAATCTATCTAACAAGCCAAAATTATTGGAGTTGTATTTGGGATGGGAGATTGGTAGAGAAGGTGACACTACAAATGATGAGAATGTGTTGGAAGGCCTCCAACCTCCCTCACGTCTGGAGAAGTTGGTGATTAAAGGATTTGGAGGCAAAAGATTTCCATCATGGACTCGAAATATGGAAGTTGATAATGGACGTCAAGGTTCTAGGATAACACTTAACAAGTTGGTTGAGATAACACTCTCCGACTGCTCAGAATGTGAAGAAATCCCAATGTTTGGGCAGTTGCCAAATCTCAAGTGTCTTCGGTTGTACAGATTGAGGAATGTGAAGTCCATAAATTCTTCATTCTATGTATCAGTGAATGATGATACACATACTGTTTTCCCAGCGCTAGAAGAGCTGGTGTTGGTTAACTTGCCTAAGCTCACAGTGTTGAAGGGAATAGAATCAGTGGATGCAAGTGCTGTCAGTGTATTTCCTCGCCTTCAACACTCGATGATCGAGGATTGCCGTGTGTTGACGAGTTTTCCTACCCATTTCTGGTCGCCCCTCAAACGTTTGAAAGTGTTTTCTATAAGGCAGTGTTACAATTTGAGTGAAATACCAGATAGTCTAGGCACCCTCAATTCTTTGACTATAAGTGATTGCCCAAATCTGAAACGGATAGGAGATCTTGGCGTACAACAATCACAAGAAAGTCTCAGATCCCTTACATCTTTGTGGATAAGCAGGTGCGAGGCTTTGCTGTATTTGCCATGTGAAATGCTAGGTTCCTCACTCAAGAGTTTGGTGTTGGAGGATTTAAGTAGCCTAGAGAATCTACCCGAAATAATTGCCCTTCTCCCAAAATCCCCCCGTCTAACACGTTTGGTAATCATTCGCGTTCCTCAATTCATGACCACTTGTTTTGTTGAGATTCCGCCTCGTTTTAGTAGCTTGGAATGGTTAAACATAGATGCTAGTGTGGGGGGATTAATGGAGACTGTTAATGGCATATTGCAAGGATGCAGCTCGCTTGATGGCTTACTCTTGAAGGGGATGGAAAGTTGGGAAAATCTACCGGAATCGATTCAATATGTCACTACTCGTTCTTATTTAGAGTTGGAGAATTTTGGAATGGAAGAGTTACCTGAATGGTTGGGGAACTTCACATCTTTAAGGCAGTTGCGTATACGAAATTGTAAGAAGTTAAGGCATCTACCCTCTATGGACGCAATGCGGCGCCTCACTGAATTATCTCACTTAAATATAGAGGGATGCCCAGAAATATGTGTTGAAGAAGCAAGTGATGCAGCTGATTCTCAATGGCCCAACATTTCCCATATCCCCTACATCTTTATTGATGGACGCCGCATCG GATGCCCAGAAGCAAGTGATGCAGCTGATTCTCAATGGCCCAACATTTTCCATAACCCCAACATTCCCCACTATATTGTTGGACGCCTCG ATCGTAATGAGACAGGTcgtgtttga
- the LOC121777430 gene encoding disease resistance protein RGA2-like isoform X5 translates to MGSIPGEAVKKWLADLGNVGFDADNVLDEIIYYELSKQSKADTMANKPMKQKVLLCFLFCLHILSARSMAHRIQQINGNLGVINQRAADLGLVERVAAAVPTLPDVARETDSFSLDPIFIGRDEMKSKIVKQLTACSTTDKCISILAIVGMGGLGKTTLTREVFNSLKDENRFGSHIWVYVSPNFDPLTLFNKILTSLDLQESKLKEAALKKLVDALKDKSYLLILDDIWNENVLKWEEFIHPLLRVSSMKGNAIVVTTRSLGVASIMKPFDTHELQRLSDEDCWSIIKEKTFGKENVPSELEASGTKIAEKCKGLPLAASVVAGVLLSDQSEERWHSIKENWLSRYEGNDIERILKFSFDNLSLPSLKKCFAYCSIFPKGYKFKPQTLIEYWMGEGFLKADERSDMESMGEKFIHVLLRNSLLQIAERDVHGNVESCVMHDLLHDLAASVLRGSFKEDEITQVRYMFLKEHSYAVPKTNEKYLRTLLSVFYQKDIMFSNFESLHVLAFQGWKVEYWPSHINKAGDLFIEDLSSEIKKLIHLRVLDIDVLPIEYLPEWIGELFHLQTLRACHSKLKKLPSTLKNLRNLRHLYITKGVELFAEIGRLTSLRTLQFFRVGDKNGYKIEELGSLNCLKGKLQIDNLERVRNKEEAEKANLSNKPKLLELYLGWEIGREGDTTNDENVLEGLQPPSRLEKLVIKGFGGKRFPSWTRNMEVDNGRQGSRITLNKLVEITLSDCSECEEIPMFGQLPNLKCLRLYRLRNVKSINSSFYVSVNDDTHTVFPALEELVLVNLPKLTVLKGIESVDASAVSVFPRLQHSMIEDCRVLTSFPTHFWSPLKRLKVFSIRQCYNLSEIPDSLGTLNSLTISDCPNLKRIGDLGVQQSQESLRSLTSLWISRCEALLYLPCEMLGSSLKSLVLEDLSSLENLPEIIALLPKSPRLTRLVIIRVPQFMTTCFVEIPPRFSSLEWLNIDASVGGLMETVNGILQGCSSLDGLLLKGMESWENLPESIQYVTTRSYLELENFGMEELPEWLGNFTSLRQLRIRNCKKLRHLPSMDAMRRLTELSHLNIEGCPEICVEEASDAADSQWPNISHIPYIFIDGRRIVACLFIEGCPEASDAADSQWPNIFHNPNIPHYIVGRLGWSQSFQSRYHPNGYCEKIMLLGLKCVAVEFLLQLP, encoded by the exons ATGGGCTCCATCCCCGGTGAGGCTGTCAAGAAGTGGCTCGCGGATCTCGGAAACGTGGGGTTCGATGCTGACAACGTGTTGGATGAAATCATATATTATGAACTCTCCAAACAAAGCAAGGCGGATACGATGGCCAACAAACCCATGAAACAAAAGGTATTATTATGCTTCTTATTCTGCCTTCATATTTTAAGTGCTCGAAGTATGGCTCATAGAATCCAACAAATCAATGGGAATTTGGGGGTCATTAACCAAAGGGCTGCCGACCTTGGCCTCGTCGAGAGAGTTGCTGCTGCTGTGCCCACTTTGCCTGACGTTGCTCGTGAAACTGACTCATTCAGTCTTGATCCAATTTTTATTGGAAGAGATGAGATGAAGTCAAAAATAGTTAAACAGCTTACCGCTTGTAGCACAACTGATAAATGTATTTCTATCCTTGCCATTGTGGGAATGGGAGGATTGGGGAAGACTACTTTGACTAGGGAAGTCTTCAATTCTCTAAAAGATGAGAATCGGTTTGGATCACATATTTGGGTGTATGTTTCTCCAAATTTTGATCCACTCACTCTTTTCAACAAAATTTTGACTTCTCTTGATCTACAAGAAAGTAAGCTTAAGGAAGCTGCTTTAAAAAAACTTGTCGATGCCTTAAAAGATAAATCATATCTTCTTATTCTTGATGATATTTGGAATGAAAATGTTCTCAAATGGGAAGAATTTATTCATCCCTTGTTGCGCGTTAGTTCTATGAAAGGTAATGCGATTGTTGTTACCACCAGAAGTTTGGGTGTCGCTTCAATTATGAAACCATTTGATACACATGAGCTGCAAAGGTTATCAGATGAAGATTGTTGGTCAATTATCAAAGAAAAAACTTTTGGAAAAGAGAATGTTCCTTCAGAACTTGAGGCCTCTGGAACTAAGATTGCAGAAAAATGTAAAGGTTTGCCATTAGCTGCTAGCGTAGTAGCTGGAGTACTACTGAGTGATCAATCTGAAGAAAGATGGCATTCAATCAAAGAGAATTGGCTTTCACGCTATGAAGGAAATGATATCGAACGGATATTGAAGTTCAGTTTTGATAATTTGTCCCTACCGTCACTCAAAAAGTGTTTTGCATATTGTTCGATTTTTCCTAAAGGTTACAAATTTAAACCACAGACTCTGATTGAATATTGGATGGGCGAAGGATTTCTTAAAGCTGATGAAAGGAGTGACATGGAATCTATGGGAGAAAAATTTATCCATGTTCTTCTACGCAACTCTTTACTGCAAATTGCAGAAAGAGATGTTCATGGAAATGTGGAAAGTTGTGTGATGCATGATCTTCTGCATGATCTTGCAGCTTCTGTTTTAAGAGGTTCTTTTAAGGAAGATGAAATAACCCAAGTTCGATACATGTTTCTCAAAGAACATTCATATGCTGTTccaaaaacaaatgaaaaatatttgCGCACATTGCTGTCCGTGTTTTACCAGAAGGATATCATGTTCTCAAACTTTGAATCTCTTCATGTTTTAGCTTTTCAAGGGTGGAAAGTTGAATATTGGCCAAGTCATATCAATAAAGCTGGAGATTTGTTTATTGAAGATTTGTCAAGTGAAATCAAGAAGTTGATACATTTGAGAGTTCTTGATATTGACGTTTTACCTATTGAATATCTTCCGGAATGGATCGGTGAACTCTTTCACTTGCAGACACTGAGAGCTTGTCATAGTAAGTTAAAGAAACTTCCAAGTACTTTGAAGAACTTGAGAAACTTAAGGCATCTTTATATTACGAAAGGTGTAGAGTTGTTTGCCGAGATTGGTCGATTAACTTCTCTCAGGACCCTACAGTTTTTTAGGGTGGGCGACAAGAATGGCTACAAAATTGAAGAGCTCGGAAGTTTGAATTGTCTCAAAGGAAAACTGCAAATTGATAACCTTGAAAGGGTTCGTAACAAGGAAGAGGCTGAGAAAGCAAATCTATCTAACAAGCCAAAATTATTGGAGTTGTATTTGGGATGGGAGATTGGTAGAGAAGGTGACACTACAAATGATGAGAATGTGTTGGAAGGCCTCCAACCTCCCTCACGTCTGGAGAAGTTGGTGATTAAAGGATTTGGAGGCAAAAGATTTCCATCATGGACTCGAAATATGGAAGTTGATAATGGACGTCAAGGTTCTAGGATAACACTTAACAAGTTGGTTGAGATAACACTCTCCGACTGCTCAGAATGTGAAGAAATCCCAATGTTTGGGCAGTTGCCAAATCTCAAGTGTCTTCGGTTGTACAGATTGAGGAATGTGAAGTCCATAAATTCTTCATTCTATGTATCAGTGAATGATGATACACATACTGTTTTCCCAGCGCTAGAAGAGCTGGTGTTGGTTAACTTGCCTAAGCTCACAGTGTTGAAGGGAATAGAATCAGTGGATGCAAGTGCTGTCAGTGTATTTCCTCGCCTTCAACACTCGATGATCGAGGATTGCCGTGTGTTGACGAGTTTTCCTACCCATTTCTGGTCGCCCCTCAAACGTTTGAAAGTGTTTTCTATAAGGCAGTGTTACAATTTGAGTGAAATACCAGATAGTCTAGGCACCCTCAATTCTTTGACTATAAGTGATTGCCCAAATCTGAAACGGATAGGAGATCTTGGCGTACAACAATCACAAGAAAGTCTCAGATCCCTTACATCTTTGTGGATAAGCAGGTGCGAGGCTTTGCTGTATTTGCCATGTGAAATGCTAGGTTCCTCACTCAAGAGTTTGGTGTTGGAGGATTTAAGTAGCCTAGAGAATCTACCCGAAATAATTGCCCTTCTCCCAAAATCCCCCCGTCTAACACGTTTGGTAATCATTCGCGTTCCTCAATTCATGACCACTTGTTTTGTTGAGATTCCGCCTCGTTTTAGTAGCTTGGAATGGTTAAACATAGATGCTAGTGTGGGGGGATTAATGGAGACTGTTAATGGCATATTGCAAGGATGCAGCTCGCTTGATGGCTTACTCTTGAAGGGGATGGAAAGTTGGGAAAATCTACCGGAATCGATTCAATATGTCACTACTCGTTCTTATTTAGAGTTGGAGAATTTTGGAATGGAAGAGTTACCTGAATGGTTGGGGAACTTCACATCTTTAAGGCAGTTGCGTATACGAAATTGTAAGAAGTTAAGGCATCTACCCTCTATGGACGCAATGCGGCGCCTCACTGAATTATCTCACTTAAATATAGAGGGATGCCCAGAAATATGTGTTGAAGAAGCAAGTGATGCAGCTGATTCTCAATGGCCCAACATTTCCCATATCCCCTACATCTTTATTGATGGACGCCGCATCG TTGCATGTCTATTTATTGAAGGATGCCCAGAAGCAAGTGATGCAGCTGATTCTCAATGGCCCAACATTTTCCATAACCCCAACATTCCCCACTATATTGTTGGACGCCTCG GTTGGAGCCAGTCTTTTCAAAGCAGATATCATCCTAATGGGTATTGCGAAAAAATAATGTTGTTGGGTTTAAAATGTGTCGCTGTTGAATTTCTTTTGCAATTACCTTAG